GCGCTGGCCGAGCATGGCGTGCCCTCCGATGCCTCGACGGCGAATTTCGTGCTGGCGCGCTTCGCCAGTCCCGAAGAGGCCGGGGCCTGCGACACCTATCTACAGGCGCAGGGCATTCTGGTGCGCCGGGTGACCGGCTACAAGCTACCCGCCGCGCTGCGCATCACCGTCGGCGACGAGGCGTCCTGCCGCCGCGTGGCGCATTGCATCGGCCTGTTCAAGGCGGGGGCGCGATGAGCTACAACCGTGTTGCGCTGATCGGGCTGGGGCTCATCGCCTCGTCGATCTTCTGGGCGATGAAACGCGCGGGCATGGAGGCGCATGTCACCGGCTATGCCCGCAGCGCCGACACCCGCGACACCGCCCGCCGCATCGGGCTTTGCGACACCATCTGCGACAGCGCCGAAGAGGCGGTGAAGGATGCCGATCTGGTGATCCTGGCGGTGCCGGTGGGCGCCATGGGCCGCGTCGCCGAGGCCATCGCGCCGCATCTCAAACCGGGCTGCACCGTGACCGATGTGGGCTCGGTGAAGAAGGCGGTGATCGAGGCGGTCGGGCCGCATATCCCGGAGGGTGTCGATTTTGTGCCCGCCCACCCCATGGCCGGCACCGAGCATTCCGGCCCCGAGGCGGGCTTTGCGCAGCTTTACGACAACCGCTGGTGCCTGATCGTGCCCAATGGCGCGCGCGAAGAGGCGACCGAGCGGCTGGAAGCGTTCTGGCGGGCGCTGGGCGCCAATACCGAACGCATGGAGGTCGAACATCACGATCTGGTCTGTGCGGTTGTGAGCCACGTGCCGCACCTCATCGCCTATACGATGGTGGGCGTGGCGGACGATCTGCGCCGCGTCTCCGATCAGGAGGTGATCAAGTTCTCCGCCGCGGGCTTCCGGGATTTCACCCGCATCGCCGCCTCCGACCCGACCATGTGGCGCGACGTCTTCCTGACCAACAAGGAGGCCGCGCTGGAGATCCTCGGGCGCTTTACCGAAGAGCTGTTCGCGCTTCAGCGGGCGATCCGCACCGGCGATGGCGACACGCTCTTCGATTATTTCACGCATACACGGGAAATCCGCCGTGGTATCCTCCAGGCGGGGCAGGATACCGATGCCCCGGATTTCGGACGGATCAAGACGGCGGAGTGAGCATGCGGGCGATTGCGGTTTCGGTGATGCTGGCGGTGCTCGCGACGCAGAGCCCCGCCGGCGCGCCAGAGACCTCGCCGCGCCCGCCGCTTACGTCTAGCGCTACGGCGCCCGCCCCCACCGATCCGATGATTGCC
The window above is part of the Salipiger abyssi genome. Proteins encoded here:
- a CDS encoding prephenate/arogenate dehydrogenase family protein, whose protein sequence is MSYNRVALIGLGLIASSIFWAMKRAGMEAHVTGYARSADTRDTARRIGLCDTICDSAEEAVKDADLVILAVPVGAMGRVAEAIAPHLKPGCTVTDVGSVKKAVIEAVGPHIPEGVDFVPAHPMAGTEHSGPEAGFAQLYDNRWCLIVPNGAREEATERLEAFWRALGANTERMEVEHHDLVCAVVSHVPHLIAYTMVGVADDLRRVSDQEVIKFSAAGFRDFTRIAASDPTMWRDVFLTNKEAALEILGRFTEELFALQRAIRTGDGDTLFDYFTHTREIRRGILQAGQDTDAPDFGRIKTAE